The sequence CTGCCGCTGTTCCTGGCGATGCAGGCCTTCGGCGTGAGCGAACAATCGCTGGCCCTGGCCCCGCTGCTGTTCAGCCTGGCGGGCATCCCCATTGTGTGGGGCCTGCTGCGACTCTGGGCGGGCCCGGGAGCCGGCCTGACGGCCGCCTGGCTCTGGGCACTGCTGCCGGTCGACGTCTACACGGCGACGCTCTGGCTGCCGGACAACGTCTTCGCGACGGTGTTCGCCACGTTCCTGCTGTTCCTGGCGTTGTCCGAGCGCTCGCAAACGGGGCGGTGGGCAGCGCTGTTCGCCGGGGTCGCACTGGGTTATCTCGAGTACGTCAAAGAGATCGCGTACGTCTTCATCGTCCCGCTCGCCGCCCACGCGGCGTACACCTGGTGGCGGACACGCCGGCTGAATACCCGGGTGATCTACGTCGTTGTCGGCTTCGTCTTCGTCCAGGTGCTGGCGGCGTGGTATTTCTGGAGCCAGGGCGGGCATCCGCTCGTGTTCTGGAGGATGGCGTTTCTGCGCTACACCGACGTGATGCTACACTTCGACCAGCGCAACCCGTTCCCGCAGAACCTCGTGCTCACCTGGCGCTACCTGACGGAGCAGTGGGCGTTTGGCTACGGGGTGGTGGTGTTCGCGCCGCTCATGCTCATCGGCCTCCTGTCCAAGTCAACGCCCATGCGCGGGCGGCTGTTCATGTTCCTGCTGCTCCAGGCGTACATCGTGTACGAGGGCGTCAAGCTCGGGCACTGGACGCAACGCTACCTGCTCCAGGCCTCCCCCACGGTGCTCGCGCTGGTGGTCATGGGGCTCTGGGTGCTGCTGAGCCGCCTGCCCCAGCCGCGGAACCGCCGGGCTCTGGCGCTCGCCGGCACGGCGCTGGTGCTCGCCACCGGCGTCGCGTTGCGCCCGGAGCGACAGCAGCACGGTCGTTTTCGCGCGCAAGTGCTGCGCGACGCGCACGCCTACCTGGCGGCCAACGCGGCGGCGGACGATCCGATCTATCTCGTCGCGAGCAATGAATACTGGAAGGGTGCCGTGCCGTTCTACACGAAGCGGGCCCTGGAACTGCTCTCCGGACACCGTCCGTTCAAAGGCGGCTTCCACGATCTGGCGGAGGCGTACGCCGCGCAATCCGGCTGGGTGGTTCTGTCGCACCTGGAAGGGCAATACCTGAATCTCGGCCTCAACGGTCGGATCTGGGGCATCGCGTCGAACTGGCTGGAAGTCTTTCGCGCCCAGACGCCCCAGAACCGCCGGTACTACGCCAGCGTGTACAAGATTCTGCCCGCCGTCCCGCCCGCATTCGTCTGCATCATCGACAAGCCCATGCTGCCGGCCCCGTTGCCGGATGTCTCCAGGCATCACTTTGAACCGGCGGTGCTCTTCGGCAGCCTGGAGGGCCTGCGCAGTCCGCGCTGGAGCCGTCGCCTCGCGTCGCAGGAAATCCAGGCGACGGAGGAGGGACTGCGCTGCGCGCTCGTCGCCGAGGCGGGCGCAGACCAGTCCTCACGCGGCGGGGTGCGGCTGCGCGTGCCGGGCTTGGCTGCGCTCGTCGCCGACCTGGAAATCGCCCAGCCCGAAAACGTGCGCTCCGTGTGCATTTATGCGAATGGAAACGCGTCGCGGGACACCATCAAGTGGCAATGGCGCCTGTCTGACGCGCAGCGCCGGGGACCCAATTTCCGCACGCGCATCGCGCTCGTGCCGGGCAAGCCGGCCGGCTACTTCCGGGCCAGCGGCGACCTGCCGCCGGAAGAGGTACGCGAGGTGCACGTGTTCGTCGAGCTCAACCCCGGCACCGCGGCGGGTTTCACGCTGCGCGAGCTGCAGGTCGCGGCGCCCACCGCGGCACCTGCCGACGAACCCGCGGCATTCACCACCATCGCGCTCGACGGCCCACCGGACAGCTATCGCCTGCGGAACATCGGGGCCAGCCGCAGCGCGGACGTGCACACGTGGGCGCGCGGCTTGCGCTGCGACATCGTTGGCGACCCGGATAGTCAAGCGCACCAGTACGGCGGGTTCCAACTGCCGGTGGACGGGCTGCATGCCCTGCGCTTCAAGCTCGGGCTCATCGACCCGCAGAACATCGTCGGCGTGTGGGTGGACGGGCTGGACGAGCGACGCGCGCGCGTGCTGCGCTGGGAGTGGTTGCTGTCGGCGGAACGCCCGGCGTTCGATGTAGGACAGACATATACGTTGCAGCCGGAGCAATCGGACGGCTACTTCGAGACAGTCACCGCAGGCGACGGCGCGGCCGTACGCGAGATCAGGGTGTTCGCCCGGATCAAGCCCGGCACGGAAGCTGGCCTGCTGCTTTGGGCGGCTGATGTGGAACCGGTCGAGGAGAAGGCGATTGGTGCCGCGACCGCGCCGGTAACGTCAAGCGACGACGTGAGCAACGCCCCATGAAGCCTGCGGACATCGCGCTGCTCGCCCTGGCCGTCCTGGTCGGGCTGGTAATCCGCCTGTATTTCTTCACCGGCCTGATCGCCAGCGACGATCTGACCTACGCCGAGTCGGCCCATCGGATGTTCCAGGGCGCAGATGAGCGCACGCACGTCAACGAAGGAACGGTGGTGGTGCGTCGCCTCGGCGTGAATTTTCCGCTCTTCCTCGCGACGCGGGCATTCGGCGTGCACGAGCGGTCCCTCGCACTAGTCCCCCTCGTTTTCAGTCTGGGGGGCATCGTTGCCGCCTATGCTACGCTGCGGCTGCTGGCCGGCCCGGGGGCCGGATTACTGGCAGCCTGGCTCTGGGCCTGCCTGCCGGCCGACGTGTACACGGCAACGGTCTGGTTGCCGGACAACATCTTCGCCACCGTATGCATGGTCATGACGTACTTCCTGGCGGCGTCCGAGGCGTGGCCGCGGCGACAATGGCTGGCGGCGCTGCTCGCGGGCATCGCGCTCGGATACCTCGAGTATGTCAAGGAGGCGGCGTACATCCTGCTGCTGCCCTGGTTGGCGTGGGGCGCATACACGCTTTGGCGCACCCGGCGGGTTGACCTGCGTCCGGTGTACGTTCTCTCCGGCTTTCTACTGGTGCAGGTCCTCGCCAGCGTGTACTTCTGGACCCAGGGCGGACATCCGCTGGTGTTCTGGCAGCACACGATTAAACGGTATTCGGAGGTCATGCTGCATACGCCACAGCCGCTGCCTTTTCCGGCCAACATTGCGATGGGTGGCACCTACGTGTTCAAGCAGTGGATCCTGGGTTATGGATTCGTACTCTTTCCGCTGCTGCTAATCGCGGCGTTAATGGATCGACGCCTGCGACTCCGGGGCCGACTGCTGCTGTTACTCGCCCTGCAGATGTACATTGTCGTGGAAGGATGGAAATTGGGCTCGTGGACGCAGCGTTACATCCTGCATGCCACCGCCAGCATCGTCGCGCTGAGCGCGCTGGGTCTGCACG is a genomic window of Phycisphaerae bacterium containing:
- a CDS encoding glycosyltransferase family 39 protein; translation: MQAYETALLALAILAGLSVRLVFFTGLIGSDDLTYADAARYMFSSEHERPFEDATAGGVAIRRIGLNLPLFLAMQAFGVSEQSLALAPLLFSLAGIPIVWGLLRLWAGPGAGLTAAWLWALLPVDVYTATLWLPDNVFATVFATFLLFLALSERSQTGRWAALFAGVALGYLEYVKEIAYVFIVPLAAHAAYTWWRTRRLNTRVIYVVVGFVFVQVLAAWYFWSQGGHPLVFWRMAFLRYTDVMLHFDQRNPFPQNLVLTWRYLTEQWAFGYGVVVFAPLMLIGLLSKSTPMRGRLFMFLLLQAYIVYEGVKLGHWTQRYLLQASPTVLALVVMGLWVLLSRLPQPRNRRALALAGTALVLATGVALRPERQQHGRFRAQVLRDAHAYLAANAAADDPIYLVASNEYWKGAVPFYTKRALELLSGHRPFKGGFHDLAEAYAAQSGWVVLSHLEGQYLNLGLNGRIWGIASNWLEVFRAQTPQNRRYYASVYKILPAVPPAFVCIIDKPMLPAPLPDVSRHHFEPAVLFGSLEGLRSPRWSRRLASQEIQATEEGLRCALVAEAGADQSSRGGVRLRVPGLAALVADLEIAQPENVRSVCIYANGNASRDTIKWQWRLSDAQRRGPNFRTRIALVPGKPAGYFRASGDLPPEEVREVHVFVELNPGTAAGFTLRELQVAAPTAAPADEPAAFTTIALDGPPDSYRLRNIGASRSADVHTWARGLRCDIVGDPDSQAHQYGGFQLPVDGLHALRFKLGLIDPQNIVGVWVDGLDERRARVLRWEWLLSAERPAFDVGQTYTLQPEQSDGYFETVTAGDGAAVREIRVFARIKPGTEAGLLLWAADVEPVEEKAIGAATAPVTSSDDVSNAP